The following coding sequences lie in one Micromonospora sp. R77 genomic window:
- a CDS encoding TauD/TfdA family dioxygenase, whose translation MSPTAQAVPATDLDVRREPGKPAVLVVPPVDDLDAGVAWVTAHRAAIRAELLRSGSLMIRGLPVTDTADFARVRDVLMPQRTGYREKATPRTDFGEGVFSSTDLPAAQPIRLHNENSYTLDFPGTLLFGCVTAPETGGATTVGDMREALRQIPADLRERFETYGWLLVRNFSELAGLPWHKSFGTEDPAGVEEYCRENVIGHEWLPDGELRTRQRRSAIVTHPLTGERSWFNHYAFWNRHTLDADVREVLQETYGEDGLPFDTYVGDGSALTADEVAAINAVYDRVTVRETWQEGDLLMVDNISCAHGREAFTGARKILVAMGDPVALADCAPQTAPAATPYGK comes from the coding sequence ATGTCACCCACCGCACAGGCGGTTCCCGCCACCGACCTCGACGTGCGCCGCGAGCCGGGCAAGCCGGCGGTCCTCGTCGTCCCGCCGGTCGACGACCTCGACGCCGGCGTCGCGTGGGTCACCGCGCACCGCGCGGCGATCCGCGCCGAGCTGCTCCGCTCCGGCAGCCTGATGATCCGCGGCCTGCCGGTCACCGACACCGCCGACTTCGCCCGGGTCCGGGACGTGCTGATGCCGCAGCGCACCGGCTACCGGGAGAAGGCCACCCCGCGTACCGACTTCGGCGAGGGGGTCTTCTCCTCCACCGACCTGCCGGCCGCCCAACCGATCCGGCTGCACAACGAGAACAGCTACACCCTCGACTTCCCGGGCACCCTGCTCTTCGGCTGCGTCACCGCGCCGGAGACCGGCGGCGCCACCACCGTCGGCGACATGCGCGAGGCCCTCCGGCAGATCCCCGCCGACCTGCGCGAGCGCTTCGAGACGTACGGCTGGCTGCTGGTCCGCAACTTCTCCGAGCTGGCCGGGCTGCCCTGGCACAAGAGCTTCGGCACCGAGGACCCGGCCGGGGTCGAGGAGTACTGCCGGGAGAACGTGATCGGCCACGAGTGGCTGCCCGACGGGGAGCTGCGCACCCGGCAGCGCCGCTCGGCGATCGTCACCCACCCGCTCACCGGCGAGCGGTCCTGGTTCAACCACTACGCCTTCTGGAACCGGCACACCCTCGACGCCGACGTGCGCGAGGTGCTCCAGGAGACGTACGGCGAGGACGGGCTGCCGTTCGACACGTACGTGGGGGACGGGTCGGCGCTGACGGCCGACGAGGTCGCCGCCATCAACGCCGTCTACGACCGGGTGACGGTCCGGGAGACCTGGCAGGAGGGCGACCTGCTGATGGTCGACAACATCTCCTGCGCGCACGGTCGGGAGGCGTTCACCGGCGCCCGCAAGATCCTCGTGGCGATGGGCGACCCGGTGGCGCTCGCCGACTGCGCCCCGCAGACCGCCCCGGCCGCCACGCCGTACGGGAAGTGA
- a CDS encoding non-ribosomal peptide synthetase codes for MTSVLVDPTLTVPPAAARDLLDRLADAPADRIAVVSGDTRLTFAELRDSAARIARRLAGHGVGPETVVALCLPRGVDLVAAMFGTLTAGAAYLPVDPRLPAERRRYLVDDARADLVVVADATAEPLVGDVPQVPVAALAAPDDRPAGGYRPVPVGPDTLAYVIYTSGSTGRPKGVEVSRGAVAAFLAELESTGIVRADAGTVGWNASPSFDASVQQWVRICRGDTVVLLDEQTRTDPALLGALVERAALTDLDITPSHAEPLLEHLAASSRGAEGRPLTLLVGGEAISPSLWDRLAALVESGVLRAVNVYGPTECVVDATAGWITGDRPPHIGTVLPGLDLRLLDDALRPVAAGEPGELYLAGSRVARGYRRRPGLTAERFVADPESVDGARMYRTGDRCRQLPDGRLEFLGRVDGQVKVRGHRIELGEIEAVLAGHPAVAEVAVVVREDQGEPMLVAYHRATGPVDPATLRDRAADSLPAYMVPAAFVALEKFPLTNSGKLDRAALPAPTAAPQAATPVGERPTGRVEELIATVWSQVLGAPSISADDNFFKLGGHSLLAIKLVSRVRAELGLSLPVKTVYENPKLRDLARAIDARLASA; via the coding sequence ATGACCAGCGTCCTCGTCGACCCCACCCTCACCGTCCCGCCGGCCGCGGCCCGGGACCTGCTCGACCGGCTGGCCGACGCGCCCGCCGACCGGATCGCCGTGGTCAGCGGCGACACCCGCCTCACCTTCGCCGAACTGCGGGACTCCGCCGCCCGGATCGCCCGCCGGCTCGCCGGCCACGGCGTCGGGCCGGAGACCGTGGTGGCGCTCTGCCTGCCTCGCGGCGTCGACCTGGTGGCCGCGATGTTCGGCACGCTGACCGCCGGGGCGGCGTACCTGCCGGTGGACCCGCGGCTGCCCGCCGAGCGGCGCCGCTACCTGGTCGACGACGCCCGCGCCGACCTGGTGGTCGTCGCCGACGCGACGGCCGAGCCGCTGGTCGGAGACGTACCCCAGGTGCCGGTGGCGGCGCTCGCCGCGCCGGACGACCGCCCGGCCGGCGGGTACCGGCCGGTGCCGGTCGGCCCGGACACCCTCGCGTACGTCATCTACACCTCCGGCTCCACCGGCCGGCCCAAGGGCGTCGAGGTCAGCCGGGGCGCGGTCGCCGCGTTCCTGGCCGAGCTGGAGTCCACCGGCATCGTCCGCGCGGACGCCGGCACGGTCGGCTGGAACGCCTCGCCCTCCTTCGACGCCTCCGTGCAGCAGTGGGTACGGATCTGCCGCGGCGACACCGTCGTGCTGCTGGACGAGCAGACCCGCACCGACCCGGCACTGCTCGGCGCGCTGGTGGAACGGGCCGCGCTGACCGACCTGGACATCACCCCGTCGCACGCCGAGCCGCTGCTGGAACACCTCGCCGCGTCGAGCCGGGGTGCCGAGGGACGGCCGCTGACCCTGCTCGTCGGCGGCGAGGCGATCAGCCCGTCGCTGTGGGACCGGCTCGCCGCCCTGGTGGAGTCCGGGGTGCTCCGCGCGGTCAACGTGTACGGCCCCACCGAGTGCGTCGTGGACGCCACCGCCGGCTGGATCACCGGCGACCGGCCGCCGCACATCGGCACCGTCCTGCCCGGACTCGACCTGCGACTGCTCGACGACGCCCTGCGCCCGGTCGCCGCCGGGGAACCGGGCGAGCTCTACCTGGCCGGCTCCCGGGTCGCCCGGGGCTACCGTCGCCGCCCCGGCCTGACCGCGGAACGCTTCGTCGCCGACCCGGAATCCGTCGACGGGGCGCGGATGTACCGCACCGGTGACCGTTGCCGGCAGCTGCCCGACGGCCGGCTGGAGTTCCTCGGCCGGGTCGACGGCCAGGTGAAGGTGCGCGGCCACCGGATCGAACTGGGCGAGATCGAGGCGGTGCTGGCCGGCCACCCGGCGGTGGCCGAGGTGGCCGTGGTGGTCCGCGAGGACCAGGGCGAGCCGATGCTGGTCGCCTACCACCGGGCCACCGGGCCGGTCGACCCGGCGACGCTGCGGGACCGGGCGGCGGACAGCCTGCCGGCGTACATGGTGCCCGCCGCGTTCGTCGCGCTGGAGAAGTTCCCGCTGACCAACAGCGGCAAGCTGGACCGGGCGGCGCTGCCCGCCCCCACCGCCGCCCCCCAGGCCGCCACGCCGGTGGGGGAGCGACCCACCGGCCGGGTCGAGGAGCTGATCGCCACGGTCTGGTCGCAGGTGCTCGGCGCGCCGTCGATCAGCGCCGACGACAACTTCTTCAAGCTGGGCGGCCACTCGCTGCTGGCGATCAAGCTGGTCTCCCGGGTCCGCGCCGAGCTGGGGCTGAGCCTGCCCGTCAAGACGGTGTACGAGAACCCGAAGCTGCGGGACCTGGCCCGGGCCATCGACGCCCGACTCGCGTCGGCCTGA
- a CDS encoding thioesterase II family protein: MDSARQLDPDMPAPDDVVWVLPGGDATAPHRTSLLVLPHSGGNAHAYAPWRALLPDGVRLLIGQYPGRGARFSEPLPERMADLVDPILACLPADTDDLVVLGHSMGSLVAYEVTRALTDAGRAPRALVVSACRAPFLANPSPVHPDTLDDDALVAAIKARGGTDDGILDEPELRELVLPSIRADFALDDAYRSAVAAPLTCPVTVVGGSVDPVVPAEALGRWAEVTAGPVTTHVLPGGHFYFQQQLEEFLSLVTGVLDGDTVRPEFA; encoded by the coding sequence GTGGACTCTGCCCGACAGCTCGACCCCGACATGCCGGCCCCCGACGACGTCGTCTGGGTGCTGCCCGGCGGCGACGCGACCGCCCCGCACCGCACCTCGCTGCTGGTGCTGCCGCACTCCGGCGGCAACGCCCACGCGTACGCGCCGTGGCGGGCCCTGCTGCCCGACGGCGTGCGCCTGCTCATCGGCCAGTACCCCGGCCGCGGCGCCCGGTTCAGCGAGCCGCTGCCCGAGCGGATGGCCGACCTGGTCGACCCGATCCTGGCCTGCCTGCCCGCCGACACCGACGACCTGGTGGTGCTCGGGCACAGCATGGGCTCGCTGGTCGCGTACGAGGTCACCCGCGCCCTCACCGACGCCGGCCGCGCGCCGCGCGCCCTGGTCGTCTCCGCGTGCCGCGCGCCGTTCCTGGCCAACCCCAGCCCGGTGCATCCGGACACGCTCGACGACGACGCGCTGGTCGCCGCCATCAAGGCGCGCGGCGGCACCGACGACGGCATCCTCGACGAGCCGGAGCTGCGGGAACTGGTGCTGCCGTCGATCCGCGCCGACTTCGCCCTCGACGACGCCTACCGCTCGGCCGTGGCCGCCCCGCTGACCTGCCCGGTCACCGTCGTCGGCGGCAGCGTCGACCCGGTGGTGCCGGCCGAGGCGCTCGGCCGCTGGGCCGAGGTCACCGCCGGCCCCGTCACCACCCACGTCCTGCCGGGCGGGCACTTCTATTTCCAGCAGCAGCTCGAGGAGTTCCTGTCCCTCGTCACCGGGGTCCTCGACGGCGACACCGTCCGGCCCGAATTCGCCTGA